One segment of Phragmites australis chromosome 13, lpPhrAust1.1, whole genome shotgun sequence DNA contains the following:
- the LOC133888617 gene encoding fibrillin protein 5 homolog isoform X2, with amino-acid sequence MAASLLLPSAQCRLAPYPATSTSGRGAFSHCTLRARQRRRRWTSVAAVPPKQKQSNLSWAGTAGYEAVGDVKDALYRALEGTNRGIFGMTSAKRSEIHGLVELLETRNPTPEPTAELQEKVDGCWKLIYSTISILGKKRTKLGLRDFISLGDFLQIIDVKEEKAVNVIKFSARALKILSGKLIIEASYNATSQTRVDIKLESSTITPDQLMNIFQKNYDMLLDIFNPEGWLEITVFLKF; translated from the exons ATGGCagcttccctcctcctcccGTCGGCGCAGTGCCGCCTCGCTCCATATCCGGCGACGTCGACGAGCGGGAGGGGAGCGTTCTCGCATTGCACTCTTCGCGCTCGGCAACGGCGCAGGAGGTGGACGTCGGTGGCTGCCGTGCCTCCAAAGCAGAAGCAGAGCAACTTGTCTTGGGCGGGGACCGCTGGGTACGAGGCTGTGGGTGATGTCAAGGACGCGCTGTACCGAGCTCTGGAAGGCACCAACAGGGGGATATTTGGGATGACCTCCGCTAAGAGGTCGGAGATCCATGGTCTGGTGGAGCTGCTCGAGACCCGGAACCCCACGCCGGAGCCCACCGCAGAGCTGCAGGAGAAG GTGGATGGATGCTGGAAGCTCATCTATAGCACGATCTCGATACTGGGGAAAAAGAGGACCAAGCTCGGACTGCGGGATTTCATCAGCTTAGGGGATTTCCTCCAGATAATTGATGTCAAAGAG GAAAAGGCGGTAAATGTGATAAAGTTCAGCGCGAGAGCATTGAAGATATTGTCGGGGAAGCTCATTATTGAAGCTTCATACAACGCTACTAGTCAAACA AGAGTGGATATCAAGCTTGAAAGTTCAACAATCACCCCAGATCAG CTGATGAATATATTTCAGAAGAACTACGACATGCTCCTGGACATATTTAACCCAGAGGGTTGGCTAGAGATAAC TGTCTTCCTCAAATTCTGA
- the LOC133888617 gene encoding fibrillin protein 5 homolog isoform X1 gives MAASLLLPSAQCRLAPYPATSTSGRGAFSHCTLRARQRRRRWTSVAAVPPKQKQSNLSWAGTAGYEAVGDVKDALYRALEGTNRGIFGMTSAKRSEIHGLVELLETRNPTPEPTAELQEKVDGCWKLIYSTISILGKKRTKLGLRDFISLGDFLQIIDVKEEKAVNVIKFSARALKILSGKLIIEASYNATSQTRVDIKLESSTITPDQLMNIFQKNYDMLLDIFNPEGWLEITYVDESLRIGRDDKENIFVLERADSSEV, from the exons ATGGCagcttccctcctcctcccGTCGGCGCAGTGCCGCCTCGCTCCATATCCGGCGACGTCGACGAGCGGGAGGGGAGCGTTCTCGCATTGCACTCTTCGCGCTCGGCAACGGCGCAGGAGGTGGACGTCGGTGGCTGCCGTGCCTCCAAAGCAGAAGCAGAGCAACTTGTCTTGGGCGGGGACCGCTGGGTACGAGGCTGTGGGTGATGTCAAGGACGCGCTGTACCGAGCTCTGGAAGGCACCAACAGGGGGATATTTGGGATGACCTCCGCTAAGAGGTCGGAGATCCATGGTCTGGTGGAGCTGCTCGAGACCCGGAACCCCACGCCGGAGCCCACCGCAGAGCTGCAGGAGAAG GTGGATGGATGCTGGAAGCTCATCTATAGCACGATCTCGATACTGGGGAAAAAGAGGACCAAGCTCGGACTGCGGGATTTCATCAGCTTAGGGGATTTCCTCCAGATAATTGATGTCAAAGAG GAAAAGGCGGTAAATGTGATAAAGTTCAGCGCGAGAGCATTGAAGATATTGTCGGGGAAGCTCATTATTGAAGCTTCATACAACGCTACTAGTCAAACA AGAGTGGATATCAAGCTTGAAAGTTCAACAATCACCCCAGATCAG CTGATGAATATATTTCAGAAGAACTACGACATGCTCCTGGACATATTTAACCCAGAGGGTTGGCTAGAGATAAC ATATGTCGATGAATCCTTGCGGATTGGAAGAGATGACAAGGAGAACATATTTGTACTAGAGAGAGCAGATTCATCAGAAGTTTGA